The sequence below is a genomic window from Equus caballus isolate H_3958 breed thoroughbred chromosome 11, TB-T2T, whole genome shotgun sequence.
CTGCCCATCCTGCTCTGACAGGAAGGCAGTGGCCATCCCTGTGTTTGCCAACGGGAACATCCAGTGCCTGCGGGATGTGGAGCGCTGCATCCAGGACACAGGGGTACAGGGTGTCATGAGTGCAGGTGAGGCTGTGTCCTTGCCCACAGTAGATGTTAGAGGGCCCCATCCATGCTGTGAGGCCATTGGCCCAGATAGTCTCAGGTCCCTCACTGTCCTTACTCAGGCCCTCATCAGCCTGTGAGCTGGGTGGCCAGCCTTGCCCTTGGTGTGATGTGGCATGGGGGGGCATCCCTCTGAGAACGTGAGCACCCACAGCCTCAAGCCCCCTTCCCCCTGCAGAGGGCAACCTGCACAACCCCGCCCTGTTTGAGGGCCGCAGCCCTGCTGTTTGGGAGCTGGCCGAGGAGTACCTGGACATCGTGCGGCAGCACCCCTGCCCTCTGTCCTATGTCCGGGCCCATCTCTTCAAGCTGTGGCACCACACGTGAGTTGGCCCCAAAGGCAGATGCTGTCTGGTCCAAGCCCTGCCTGGGGTGTTGGGGGTTTCAAGTGAGAACTCTCCGGAAACATTTACCAAAACAATTTGCCACCAAGTCAGGTGTGGAAGGGCTGAGATGACTAGTGAGGTGAAGTGGTAAGCCTGGGTTGGAGAGAGACCGCACCCCTTTGTGTCAGGGCttaggagtggggtggggtgatGGGCTGGCTCTGTGACGGGGCATCTGTCTCAGGCTGCAGGTGCATCAGCAGCTTCGAGAAGAACTCGCCAAAGTGAAGACTTTGGAGGGCATCGCCGCAGTGAGCCAGGAGCTGAAGCTGCGGTGTCAGGCATGTGCAGGGGCTGGCAAGCCACCAAGTGGGTGGGAGAGGGTCTTGGGTTGTGACTGAAGGCCCTCTGGGCTTTTGCAGGAGGATATatccaggcagaaggagggagagaaacccTTGGGTGGCTTGCCTTTCTTCCACTGGATCTGCCAGCCCTACTTCCGGCCAGGGTGAGCTCACTGACACAGGGCCATGGTGCACATGGAGGTGGCGGGGATGGCGCTGGCAGCTCAGCGCCATCCCTCCTGGTGCTGAGCTGGCTTCTCCCTATCAGTGGATGCTtagattttaaatcttttcttccaCAAGACGCTTCTTTAAGCTCTTCTGATCCTGGGCAGATTTGTCCTGGGGTCAAAGGTTGACCCCCGGGCTTCTCCCTGGTTTTCAGAGGAAAGGCCAGGCTGTTATCTGTGGCCACAGCCCTGCCCGGGGTTCGGTGGCTCAGACCCTCGTGTCCCACGGTGTCCCAGCCTCAGTCAGGCAGTCCAAGAACTGAGCTGCTGGGACTTCAGGGGAGCCGCACACACGTCTAGTACTCAAGTCCCCACTGTGGCCGCCCAGACCCCTTTTCCCTAGGACTGGCCAGCAGGGCCCTCTCATGGGTGTTCTACAGCTCTGCCTGCTGCCCTCCCTTttcaggcccagggaggggagcaAGGAGAACGGAGGTGCCCGCAGCAAGcgggccctggaggaggaggagggcagcacGGATGTCCTGTCCAAGAACAAGCAGAAGAAGCAGCTGAGGAATCCTCACAAGACCTTTGATCCCTCCCTAAAGCGTAAGCTGCTCCAGCCTCCAGGGGCCCAGGAGGCTAGTGCCACACTGCGGGGAGCCTTGCAGGGGCAGGTGGCTCTGACGCTTCGCAGGCTACCTGGGAGACCAGCAGGAAGGGCCCCGCAACCCTTCCACATGCTTCTGAGGAGGTGGGCGAGTCCCATGAGGCTGTTGCATAAGGCAAGTGCCAGCAGCCCTGCCTGCCACATGCTCCCTCAGCTGCTGCCCTGAGGGAGCTGGAGAGGCAGAAGTGGGGCTTGGGATGGCCTTCCTGAGAAGGCCCTTCAAGTGGGAAATGCAGGGATGGGCATAGAGCCCTCGAGCCTTCTGGGTACGCTGAAGGGCCCGTCGGTGTTCTGGCAGGTGTCCTGCCCTCCCCCAAGCCACCTGACCTGGGCAGCCCAGCAAGCAGGACACCCACTAGGGGCTTCATGTGGGAGAGGGCATGGTAGGCTCGCCTtgttcacttctttttcttcttttcccagcgAAATATGCAAAGTGTGATCAATGTGGAAACCCAAAGGTGAGTTGGTCCTTCTGGCATGCTGCCCAGGGCAGAGATCAGTCCGGGAAGGGGCAGGGAGAGTGGTCCCCACTGACACTGTCTCAGAGTCCCTGGGCTGCCTGGGACTTGCAGGAGCCGTCCTTCCCGTCTGCTGAGGGTGCAGCCCAAGGTGGAGTGGCTGCTTCCCTATAAGGCCACTCCACCCAGCCTCAGGACAGCTCCTGGGAGTCTGGAAGGGAGGCCCTGGCAGCCCTCCTGTGCTCCTGGCAGCTTGTTTAGTCTGCAGGTTTTGGCCTGGGGATGGGTGTCAGCTGCAGGCTCACTGGCTTTCCTTTGTCCAGGGCAACCGATGTGTGTTTAACCTGTGCCGGGGCTGCTGCAAGAAGCGAGCTTTCAAAGAGACTGCTGACTGCCCAGGTAGGGATACCTGTGTCCATCAGGCCCTTCTTCCCCAGGGCCCCCAGTGGGCGCTGGGACCCTCAGCCTCCTGAGCcccatttccctcctctccctccttctgccaGGTCACGGATTGCTTTTTAAAACCAAATTTGAGAAGTCTCTGGCCTGGAAGGGGGCCCAGCCCCGGCTGCAAGAGCCTCagcaggcagggcctggggaaCCAGGCAGCTTCCCCGAGGTCATGGGCAGTGCTCTGGCCTGAGGGCAGCTGGAGCCTGATGTGCTGTCCCACTGGGCCCAGGACTGCTGCCAAAGCCTCAACACATCCCACTTATGGAAATGCCTTTACTCAGGGAATCTCCTGCTACTTAACATGGAAGGACAAGCTGGTCTTACCCTCAGCCCACGCTGGGGGCCCGGAAATGCTGCACTGGGGAGCAGGCTCCCAGGCTGGACCTTCCCCGTCCTCCAAACTTGTGTGTGttcaaaagcaaacaataaatCATTTCAAAGATGCACGTGCAGAGAGCTTAAGAGACGACCTATGACACCACCAGGCCCAACAATACCCGACTGCTGCTGCGAGCTGGGAGGATGGAGTCAGAGCCAGCAGGGATCTCGGAACAAAGGGAAATAGGCAGAGAACCTTCTGCTCTGATCTATTCTGTAGCCACGGAAACCTCTCTAGAAGAGGGCCGTGCCTAGTGTCAGCCCTGCAGAGGCTGCCTCCCCACTGTATTGCCTGAAATGTGAGGGAGGGGGAGCCTGAGGAAGCAGGATCTAGGCCAGGGGACAAGGACCAGGTCCTGCCCCAAAGCCTGACCTCAGGGAGACGACCCTTAGAAGCCCCCATGGCAGGAACAAGCGGCATGAGGGAAGTCTTCTCAGGCTGCCCTTTAATGGACTGAGATTCAACACTTTGTCTGCAATCCCAAACAACGCACTAATGGGGACTGGGAGGTGGTGCCACtggacgggggtggggggcgggcgaGGGGGCCTGGGTGCCATACGGGTAAGCCCCGCAGgcctcacctcctccccagggcacagcataggggagggggcagaagaaGCTGGGCACGTGGAAGCCCAGGCAGGGGGCAAGGGCTGACATCCAGTGGTCAGACCCCTGCAAGTGGGCCACAGGTGGCCCCTCGAGAAGTCCTGCGCAGGCAGATGGGAGGCCCAGGTGTCCGAGTCCGCAGGTAGGGGCGTGGGCAGGATGGGGGCATGCAGACGATCCTGGAGGCCAATGGGTGCCCTCACATGTTGGTGCTCATTCGGGACTGGCTGTTGGCCGGTGTCAGCTCCCCCTGGCTTCCTTCTCGGGGAGGGGACTGCAGTGGAGACATAGCTGCTAAGGCCAGGAGGTGCGCATGGACCCAGCCCATACTCGCCACACCACAGTGCCACCCCTGCTCTTACTTTGACATGGATTTGATTGCGCAGCACAGCTGCGCGCAGGATCATGGCTTTGGCACGCCGTTGGAACTCCTTGCCCATTAGCAGGGACTTCTCAAAGGTGGTGCTGCGCTGATCCACATCCCGGGCGTACAGGATCTGCAGAGGCACAGGGCTCAGTAGGGCCCAGGGGTCCCCCTCCCCACATCCCACAGCCCCGGCCTAAGCCCGGCCACCTTGCTGTGGGAGTCGATGCGGGCATTGATGAGCCCCTCCAGGATGAGTTGTGTCAGCTCATCCTCCAGTGCTGCCACCGTGGTGTTGAAGGCCATGGCCATCTTGCGCATGTCAGCCGACACATAGGGACTAAAATACTGCAGAGCAAAAGGGATATCAGCTTCCAGACACGTCCGCAGCACCCTGCCTCAGCCTCTGTCCCCCCCATGTTTACCTGGATGAGGGCACGGTTGCGAATCTGGGTGTACAGGGTCCTGACATGGGGGGCCAGGTACATGTCCAAGAGCAAGTTGTCCTGGTGAGGAGAGCTAGTCAGGGACCGGCTGCCCGGGCCTTCTGCACTTGCTCACCCTCCAAAACAGGCCAAGTCCCTCACCTTCATCTCATCCAGCATCTTCAAGCACGAGGCATATTTGGACTCATAGAATTTGAAGATGATGTCCCGAACCTGTGGCTCCAACTCCAAGAACAACTTGAAGGAGCTGCAGATGCCACACTCTTTAGagctggccctgcccctgcctaCCTGCCTGCCTACCCTGAAGGCAGCCAAGGGGAAGGACCAGAACTGTAGAAGCCCGCAGGGCACCAGGGCACAGGGAGGAGCAGGGCCAGAGAAAAGGCCCACAGAGGAACAAGCTGCAAGGCCCAGCACCCCTACCCTCCATGCACCTGCTGGAGATGACGTTGCGCTGCAGCTCCTGCCGGTCAAAGGTGGCCAAGGCACACAGGCCACCATAGACAGCCACGTTGCTGGGGGAAAGCAGCTGAGGAGCAAGAAGAAAGGTGGGTCCCCAGACCTGAAGTCACTGGTGGTCATTACAGGAgcctggagccagggctgggTCCACCTCTACCCCACCTATTGCCCATTCAGACAATGCCTGGGACCCCATGGTCCCCATGGGGGAGACCCCCCCAACAAAGAGCCCAGCCCCCAAGCCTTTACCCTGCTTCCCAAGTCCCAGCAAGGGCTCCTCCCCAGAGACCCTCATGCCCCTCACCTCGGGGAAGTCACAGTGATCAAATGAAGCCAGCAGGAAGCACTTGGCAGCCTGCTTGTACTTGCGCGCAGCCAATTCAGCCAGTCCTGGGGGAAGATGGGAGTAGAATAAAGCCCAGCGCCGTGACAGGTGCACCCTGGCCTCTCCCATCCCGGGGGCTCCTCAGCATTAGGGAGAGAGATTCTGCCTAGCGAGAACTAACAGTGCCCACAAGCACTAACTGGGCACTCTCTGTGAGTCATGTAGCCAGGGAAGCCGGGCATAGCAGCTGTTATGACTTGTAGGCTGACCTGATCTGGGCTGTACAGCTAACCACTGGGGGACCAGCCGTGACAGCAGCGGTCAAAAGGCAATGCCTCCATTCCTGACCGCTGGTCATACACTGGCCTCACCATATGGGACCTAAACTGGGCAGGTGTCACCCATGGCAATGGGTGTGGGGCTTCCAGGTTTTCCCCAACTGTGACAAGGCCCACTGCCCAGGTTGTAAGGACTCAACAGTATGGCATGCTTGGGCCACCTCCAGTGGAGGTGAGACAAGGGTAAGCAGTGATGTCCCCTTACCCTGGCACCCCAGGGGCCTCACCTGCAGCACACTTCAGCTTGGTGAGGATGGCCTGGGTCTGGCTGTCCCGTTCCCCACGCTGCTGCAGAAGAAAGTTGCACACCTGAGCAACCGATGCCCTCCCACCATTGTCGATCCCTGAGCCTGGACACCCAGCCCTGGCCTGAGAAGGGCAAAAGCACACTCGGGGAGAGTGAGGCCCACTGGGGCTTCCGTGGTCAGGACTCCTGGGGCAGGGTATCAGAAGACAGGCAGGACACAGAGCCAGCATTACCTCGGCAATCTCTGGGGTGGACTCGGCCTTGCTGACATAGCTTAGCACGTGAGACCAATTCTGCAAGTAGACGCTGACCTGGCAGGCAGGCAGATGGGGAGGACTCAGCCCGCGGCGCCCCTCCTGGCCCAGGGGCAGCACTGCCCTGCAGCCCCGTCCACCTGTTCCCGCCAGGCCCACCTTGATGACGTTGAGGCACATGTTGATGACGTGCTTGGCGCTGGTGCAGTAGTCCCGGGCCCGGGAGTAACACTTGAGGGCATTGCTGAGGTCCCCACAGTCGAGGTAGTGGTCACCCAGGTCATCATGGCCGCGCCTGTGGGCCCAGCCATGAGTGGACCCCTGTCAGGGACCGTGTGGGCCCAGCTGCCCACATCCCCTGTCCCCGTAGGTGGCACCTGATGCTCTCCTTGATGGAGTTGCCCTTGTAGTTCTTCAGGTCCGTGTCCAGCTTCTCCAGCTTCAGCAGGGCCTTCTTCCGAGTGGCCTCCACCCAGGCCGTGTCCAGGGGCGGGGGCTCCACACCACTCTCAGGGATGGCATCGGGCGCATTCTGCAGTTCCCTGAGGGAGGACCTGGCCATTAAGGGCTGATATGCAGGCAGGCGGGCACCTCCCAGTGGCCCTTGCCTGGCCCAGGCTCCATCAGGAAAGTGCCCAGTGGGCATGGAGGCAGTCTTGACTGCAGGAGCCCACAGCCCAGTGGGGAAGCCCAATGGGAAAAGGGCCAGGCAGCTGTGCCAAGAGGAAAGAAGCCTGCTGCCTTCTCCACAAGCTCTACTCACGTCAGAACAGCTGCACGTGCCCATGAGAGCAGAAGAAGCCAGGGCGGCCTAGAGAGAGCCTGGATTCTCTCACCCAGCAGAGAGAGGACCTAGCCTGTTTTGCCATTTACCAGCTTACCGCCTTTCACGGCTTTTCAACAAGGAAGACCAGGTCACTGCATTGTGGAAGTGTTGCTATGAGTGCCCACATAGGCGTAGGGCTGGGCATTGCAAGAGCACAGGAAAGACCCCTGCCCTGGTTGGACCCAACAGGGACATACTAtgcccagccccttcctcctctcaccaagcCCCTGGCCTCACCTCGTGGCCTCTGAGAGCTTCCTGTGGATCTCCTCGTACATGTCCACGTTGAAGGTCCTCTGAACGAAGGAGAGGGCCATCTTCAGAGCCTCCACCCGCAGTGGTGGACAGTGGTCAGCAATGAACTGCAGTCGCTCAATGCGCATCAGGCCACTGTAACTGGCTGCATACTGCTCCAGATCCTGGGAGGCCGGGGAGGCAGGGGGGTTGTGCAAGGTGGGACCCCAGACACCAAGCCCTGGCTAGTGATTCAGGAGCAAGGGCTCGAACGCCAACCCTTCCCTGTGTCTGATAGGCCATGGGCCCTCAACAGGAACAACTGGGCATGTGGGCACCAGATGGGCCACTCTCCAGGTGCTGAGAAAAGTGATGCAGGGTGGGCCAGTGCAGGGGCTTCCAGAGTAGAGCTCTGCCCTGAGCGGGGTGAATGGCTAGAGCCAGGTGGGCACCTGCCGGTGACTGCCAGTCACCAGGATAACCAGTGACGAGGGAGTGCTTCAAAGCCTGGGCCCCAAGGAAGGCCTGCCCTTATGGTGAGATTCAACCTGCAGGGCAGCCTGGCACACAGAGCTCTTCCACGTGGGGAAGTGGGGTGCAGGGTCTGGAGCTGAGCTAACAGCCCCATTGTAAGTGGGCAATTGAAACCCCACTGGTTTCTGAGTCAGAGAAAAGACACAACCAGAGTGAGGAGTCTGGCCTGGACCCCTCAACCCCTCCCCAACAGCACCCCACCAGGCTCCATACCAGGGTGGGGTTCTCCACCACGTAGTTGACATCAGGTGCATTCTGCGGGTCCTCCTGGGGGTCCACATCAATCTGCATGGGCTCCACGGCCCCCTGCAACACGGGCCAGCACCTTGGCACCTCCAGCAGGGGACAGCCCAGGGAGGGTGAGAGAACCTCACTGTGCCCCGAGCTCAGCTCTACCCGCCATCTCTCAGGCAGGATCCTGTTCCCCCAAGCTTGCCcgtcccagcccctgcccactcCCCGACCCGTGTCCAGAGCAGCCACATCAGGCAGGGGGCTCCTTGCAAGACCAGCGACTCAGAGCAGAAACCCTCCGCCGATTTTAAGCGAGCATCTTTGGAGCGGGAAAGCAAACATCGGAGAATGGCTACCCAGGGACCCCCGAGTGTCCCTACACGTCTCAGCCACCGACCCGAGGCAGCTTCCTCCGAGCCACGGGGAAAAAACAGTGGCGACTTCAAGTCGGGGACGTCCCGAGCAGCTGGGGCAGCAGTGCGGGGGCGAGTCCTGCCGCTGGATCGGGAGCCCGCACATCTGGAGGTGGGCGGGAGTCACCTGGGGGCGTAGCGGCGGGACCTGGCGGGACCAGGCCGCGCTCCTCGGGAGCACGGCGAGCGGGCCCTGCTGCGCGGGCGCTGGCCCGGGCGGCCTGCGGGCGGGGGTCTGCCCCCCCCCCGCGCGCTCGCTCGCTGTCCCGGGCCCTGTCCTGGGAGGTACCTCATAAAGCAGCGTACAGGCCGACAGGCTGGCGCTCAGGCTGAAGTCCCCGGCCGTGCCCGGCAGGAAGACGTCTGACCTACTGCTGAGAGGGGCGCGGTACAGATCTGCCACCGCCGCGGCGGCCGCGCTGGGGGCCGGGCCACCCCTCATCCTGTCCTGACTCTCTGCACCCCCCGACCCTGACACAGAGCTGgctggctgctgaaggagagagagCGTTAGCGCCGGCCGGCCCCCCGAGTGCCGACGGCGGGGCGCTGCGGCCGGGGGCGCCGCCGCGGGAGGGAGGCCGCGGACGGGGGCGCACGGTCGGCCGGCTCCGGCCTGGCGGCGGGGGCGCGGAGAGGCCGCCGGCCGCGCTCGTTACCTGCAAGTTAAACACCTGGACCGGCAGCGGCATCTTGGCCCACCCCGCCGCGGCGCGCCGTCCACTTCCGGGGCAGTGCGGCCGCTGCTTCCGGGtcgcggcgggggcggggcgtcTCTTAAAGGGGCCGCGGCGCGCGCCTGGCCCGGGCGGTGCCCGCCGGTCCCGCGGCCGCATGAGCCGTGCGCGGGGGGTGCTGTGCCGGGCCTGCCTCGCGCTGGCCGCGGCCCTGGctgcgctgctgctgctgccgctgccccgcgcccccgccccagccccggccTCAACCCCTGGCTCGCGCGCGCCCCCTGCCCGCGCCTCCGCCCCCCGCCTGCGGCCCGACGACGTCTTCATCGCCGTCAAGACCACCCGGAAGAAC
It includes:
- the GPS1 gene encoding COP9 signalosome complex subunit 1 isoform X3 — encoded protein: MRPRDRRAPPGPGARRGPFKRRPAPAATRKQRPHCPGSGRRAAAGWAKMPLPVQVFNLQGAVEPMQIDVDPQEDPQNAPDVNYVVENPTLDLEQYAASYSGLMRIERLQFIADHCPPLRVEALKMALSFVQRTFNVDMYEEIHRKLSEATRELQNAPDAIPESGVEPPPLDTAWVEATRKKALLKLEKLDTDLKNYKGNSIKESIRRGHDDLGDHYLDCGDLSNALKCYSRARDYCTSAKHVINMCLNVIKVSVYLQNWSHVLSYVSKAESTPEIAEQRGERDSQTQAILTKLKCAAGLAELAARKYKQAAKCFLLASFDHCDFPELLSPSNVAVYGGLCALATFDRQELQRNVISSSSFKLFLELEPQVRDIIFKFYESKYASCLKMLDEMKDNLLLDMYLAPHVRTLYTQIRNRALIQYFSPYVSADMRKMAMAFNTTVAALEDELTQLILEGLINARIDSHSKILYARDVDQRSTTFEKSLLMGKEFQRRAKAMILRAAVLRNQIHVKSPPREGSQGELTPANSQSRMSTNM
- the GPS1 gene encoding COP9 signalosome complex subunit 1 isoform X4, with protein sequence MPLPVQVFNLQGAVEPMQIDVDPQEDPQNAPDVNYVVENPTLDLEQYAASYSGLMRIERLQFIADHCPPLRVEALKMALSFVQRTFNVDMYEEIHRKLSEATRELQNAPDAIPESGVEPPPLDTAWVEATRKKALLKLEKLDTDLKNYKGNSIKESIRRGHDDLGDHYLDCGDLSNALKCYSRARDYCTSAKHVINMCLNVIKVSVYLQNWSHVLSYVSKAESTPEIAERGERDSQTQAILTKLKCAAGLAELAARKYKQAAKCFLLASFDHCDFPELLSPSNVAVYGGLCALATFDRQELQRNVISSSSFKLFLELEPQVRDIIFKFYESKYASCLKMLDEMKDNLLLDMYLAPHVRTLYTQIRNRALIQYFSPYVSADMRKMAMAFNTTVAALEDELTQLILEGLINARIDSHSKILYARDVDQRSTTFEKSLLMGKEFQRRAKAMILRAAVLRNQIHVKSPPREGSQGELTPANSQSRMSTNM
- the GPS1 gene encoding COP9 signalosome complex subunit 1 isoform X5, translated to MQIDVDPQEDPQNAPDVNYVVENPTLDLEQYAASYSGLMRIERLQFIADHCPPLRVEALKMALSFVQRTFNVDMYEEIHRKLSEATRELQNAPDAIPESGVEPPPLDTAWVEATRKKALLKLEKLDTDLKNYKGNSIKESIRRGHDDLGDHYLDCGDLSNALKCYSRARDYCTSAKHVINMCLNVIKVSVYLQNWSHVLSYVSKAESTPEIAEQRGERDSQTQAILTKLKCAAGLAELAARKYKQAAKCFLLASFDHCDFPELLSPSNVAVYGGLCALATFDRQELQRNVISSSSFKLFLELEPQVRDIIFKFYESKYASCLKMLDEMKDNLLLDMYLAPHVRTLYTQIRNRALIQYFSPYVSADMRKMAMAFNTTVAALEDELTQLILEGLINARIDSHSKILYARDVDQRSTTFEKSLLMGKEFQRRAKAMILRAAVLRNQIHVKSPPREGSQGELTPANSQSRMSTNM
- the GPS1 gene encoding COP9 signalosome complex subunit 1 isoform X6, with amino-acid sequence MQIDVDPQEDPQNAPDVNYVVENPTLDLEQYAASYSGLMRIERLQFIADHCPPLRVEALKMALSFVQRTFNVDMYEEIHRKLSEATRELQNAPDAIPESGVEPPPLDTAWVEATRKKALLKLEKLDTDLKNYKGNSIKESIRRGHDDLGDHYLDCGDLSNALKCYSRARDYCTSAKHVINMCLNVIKVSVYLQNWSHVLSYVSKAESTPEIAERGERDSQTQAILTKLKCAAGLAELAARKYKQAAKCFLLASFDHCDFPELLSPSNVAVYGGLCALATFDRQELQRNVISSSSFKLFLELEPQVRDIIFKFYESKYASCLKMLDEMKDNLLLDMYLAPHVRTLYTQIRNRALIQYFSPYVSADMRKMAMAFNTTVAALEDELTQLILEGLINARIDSHSKILYARDVDQRSTTFEKSLLMGKEFQRRAKAMILRAAVLRNQIHVKSPPREGSQGELTPANSQSRMSTNM
- the GPS1 gene encoding COP9 signalosome complex subunit 1 isoform X2, giving the protein MPLPVQVFNLQQPASSVSGSGGAESQDRMRGGPAPSAAAAAVADLYRAPLSSRSDVFLPGTAGDFSLSASLSACTLLYEGAVEPMQIDVDPQEDPQNAPDVNYVVENPTLDLEQYAASYSGLMRIERLQFIADHCPPLRVEALKMALSFVQRTFNVDMYEEIHRKLSEATRELQNAPDAIPESGVEPPPLDTAWVEATRKKALLKLEKLDTDLKNYKGNSIKESIRRGHDDLGDHYLDCGDLSNALKCYSRARDYCTSAKHVINMCLNVIKVSVYLQNWSHVLSYVSKAESTPEIAERGERDSQTQAILTKLKCAAGLAELAARKYKQAAKCFLLASFDHCDFPELLSPSNVAVYGGLCALATFDRQELQRNVISSSSFKLFLELEPQVRDIIFKFYESKYASCLKMLDEMKDNLLLDMYLAPHVRTLYTQIRNRALIQYFSPYVSADMRKMAMAFNTTVAALEDELTQLILEGLINARIDSHSKILYARDVDQRSTTFEKSLLMGKEFQRRAKAMILRAAVLRNQIHVKSPPREGSQGELTPANSQSRMSTNM
- the GPS1 gene encoding COP9 signalosome complex subunit 1 isoform X1; the encoded protein is MPLPVQVFNLQQPASSVSGSGGAESQDRMRGGPAPSAAAAAVADLYRAPLSSRSDVFLPGTAGDFSLSASLSACTLLYEGAVEPMQIDVDPQEDPQNAPDVNYVVENPTLDLEQYAASYSGLMRIERLQFIADHCPPLRVEALKMALSFVQRTFNVDMYEEIHRKLSEATRELQNAPDAIPESGVEPPPLDTAWVEATRKKALLKLEKLDTDLKNYKGNSIKESIRRGHDDLGDHYLDCGDLSNALKCYSRARDYCTSAKHVINMCLNVIKVSVYLQNWSHVLSYVSKAESTPEIAEQRGERDSQTQAILTKLKCAAGLAELAARKYKQAAKCFLLASFDHCDFPELLSPSNVAVYGGLCALATFDRQELQRNVISSSSFKLFLELEPQVRDIIFKFYESKYASCLKMLDEMKDNLLLDMYLAPHVRTLYTQIRNRALIQYFSPYVSADMRKMAMAFNTTVAALEDELTQLILEGLINARIDSHSKILYARDVDQRSTTFEKSLLMGKEFQRRAKAMILRAAVLRNQIHVKSPPREGSQGELTPANSQSRMSTNM
- the DUS1L gene encoding tRNA-dihydrouridine(16/17) synthase [NAD(P)(+)]-like, which codes for MPKLQGFEFWSRTLGGARHVVAPMVDQSELAWRLLSRRHGAQLCYTPMLHAQVFVRDANYRKENLYCEVCPEDRPLIVQFCANDPEVFVQAALLAQDYCDAIDLNLGCPQMIAKRGHYGAFLQEEWDLLQRMILLAHEKLSVPVTCKIRVFPEIDKTVRYAQMLEKAGCQLLTVHGRTKEQKGPLSGTASWEHIKAVRKAVAIPVFANGNIQCLRDVERCIQDTGVQGVMSAEGNLHNPALFEGRSPAVWELAEEYLDIVRQHPCPLSYVRAHLFKLWHHTLQVHQQLREELAKVKTLEGIAAVSQELKLRCQEDISRQKEGEKPLGGLPFFHWICQPYFRPGPREGSKENGGARSKRALEEEEGSTDVLSKNKQKKQLRNPHKTFDPSLKPKYAKCDQCGNPKGNRCVFNLCRGCCKKRAFKETADCPGHGLLFKTKFEKSLAWKGAQPRLQEPQQAGPGEPGSFPEVMGSALA